In Argiope bruennichi chromosome 4, qqArgBrue1.1, whole genome shotgun sequence, a single window of DNA contains:
- the LOC129966874 gene encoding uncharacterized protein LOC129966874 isoform X2, whose translation MDAPSQNMIQHKYGRDYLLQLRLHPFSLQKPDNLKNHDIVKEKLYLHQLNFGNGSQNTHLSQPCTYPDFPMPLKDPENILRYHHSIPNCYSRNCSSYITGRKCNTGIHVKPSSKSRQLYIPDYVNSIQKLQFQNSSDFEDFLHDDIYCSNAPWLKQCCSFSEETWNCRNQRSDHESSSKSSFESSSRSKKKPLPIIDPKNGKNILDGICEVSTTQESITSDSNDGDSGAKSGSTLISEIDKQPDHDECTLSATDNNGIETITQNLSNIDCSSQSQISSCSYQNPSCKDDRICDDDGNNIMATFKDENIAFKSDFDVNLKKAAEKSIDNGIPIKEMLDSDYEFYKKIPSRSYYGPRISDSFESLEENSSKDVHGDCPFQKKITTDRNKTMTIQESGMKLEDELKVNIKLLREKIYSVKQEQQKMAILQSFLHFKKHQLDEGYRRMDDKKIEIANWECSLANRAKRLLEKECRLEAKRLNLLDKESKLDEREKMLNENRKCTETKFQQDNETVEEIVEEINSESKMKYPEKTFSVDYEFGDTPEVKI comes from the exons ATGGATGCACCTTCTCAAAATATGATTCAGCATAAGTATGGACGAGATTATTTACTTCAACTTAGGCTCCATCCTTTCTCCTTACAGAAAccagacaatttaaaaaatcatgatattgtgaaagaaaaa CTTTATTTACACCAATTAAACTTTGGCAATGGATCTCAAAATACCCATTTATCCCAGCCATGTACTTATCCAGATTTTCCAATGCCTTTGAAGGATCCAGAAAAT ATTCTGCGTTATCATCATTCTATTCCAAATTGTTACTCTAGAAACTGTTCTTCATATATCACTGGACgtaag tGTAATACTGGAATACATGTTAAACCATCATCGAAGAGTCGTCAACTATACATACCCGATTATGTTAACTCTATACAGAAGTTGCAATTTCAGAATTCGTctgattttgaagattttttacaTGATGATATCTATTGTTCAAAT gctCCTTGGTTAAAGCAGTGTTGCTCATTTTCAGAAGAAACATGGAATTGTCGAAACCAGCGATCTGATCATG aatcttcttCAAAATCAAGTTTTGAGAGCTCCTCAAGAAGCAAGAAAAAACCATTACCAATCATTGAtccaaagaatggaaaaaatatcttGGATGGTATTTGTGAAGTTTCTACAACACAAGAAAGTATTACAtct gattcaAATGATGGGGATTCTGGAGCTAAAAGTGGTAGTACATTAATCTCAGAAATAGACAAGCAGCCAGATCATGATGAATGCACTCTTTCTGCAACAGATAATAATGGAATTGAAACTATTACTCAAAACTTATCAAATATTGATTGTTCTAGCCAGTCCCAGATTTCAAGTTGTAGTTATCAGAATCCAAGTTGCAAAGATGATAGAATCTGTGACGACGATGGAAATAATATCATGGCAACTTTTAAAGATGAAAACATTGCATTTAAATCTGATTTTGATGTGAACTTGAAA aaaGCTGCAGAAAAAAGCATTGACAATGGCATACCTATAAAAGAAATGTTGGATTCAGATTatgaattttacaagaaaattccTTCTCGTAGCTATTATGGACCTAGAATTTCCGATTCTTTTGAATCTTtagaagaaaattcttcaaaGG aTGTACATGGCGATTGCCCTTTCCAGAAAAAGATTACTACTGATAGAAATAAAACCATGACAATACAAGAAAGTGGCATGAAATTAGAAGATGAATTAAAAGTGAATATCAAACTGCTTAGAGagaaaatatattcagtaaaacaaGAGCAACAAAAAATGGCAATTCTGCAAAGTTTTTTACATTTCAAGAAGCATCAGTTAGATGAAGGCTACCGAAGAATGgatgacaaaaaaattgaaattgcaaacTGGGAGTGTAGTTTAGCAAATAGGGCTAAAAGATTACTGGAGAAGGAATGTAGGTTGGAAGCTAAAAGGTTGAACCTTCTagataaagaatcaaaattagaTGAAAGAGAAAAGATGTTAAATGAAAACCGAAAATGTACTGAAACTAAATTTCAGCAAGATAATGAAACTGTAGAAGAGATAGTAGAGGAAATAAACTCGGAGAGTAAAATGAAATATCCTGAGAAGACATTCTCTGTTGACTATGAATTTGGTGACACTCCTGAGGTTAAAATTTAA
- the LOC129966874 gene encoding uncharacterized protein LOC129966874 isoform X1 codes for MFYSLKYNSVQNLLKIRIKCGKHVEADMDAPSQNMIQHKYGRDYLLQLRLHPFSLQKPDNLKNHDIVKEKLYLHQLNFGNGSQNTHLSQPCTYPDFPMPLKDPENILRYHHSIPNCYSRNCSSYITGRKCNTGIHVKPSSKSRQLYIPDYVNSIQKLQFQNSSDFEDFLHDDIYCSNAPWLKQCCSFSEETWNCRNQRSDHESSSKSSFESSSRSKKKPLPIIDPKNGKNILDGICEVSTTQESITSDSNDGDSGAKSGSTLISEIDKQPDHDECTLSATDNNGIETITQNLSNIDCSSQSQISSCSYQNPSCKDDRICDDDGNNIMATFKDENIAFKSDFDVNLKKAAEKSIDNGIPIKEMLDSDYEFYKKIPSRSYYGPRISDSFESLEENSSKDVHGDCPFQKKITTDRNKTMTIQESGMKLEDELKVNIKLLREKIYSVKQEQQKMAILQSFLHFKKHQLDEGYRRMDDKKIEIANWECSLANRAKRLLEKECRLEAKRLNLLDKESKLDEREKMLNENRKCTETKFQQDNETVEEIVEEINSESKMKYPEKTFSVDYEFGDTPEVKI; via the exons atgttttacagtttaaaatataattccgttcagaatttattgaaaataaggaTTAAATGTGGAAAACATGTTGAAGCAG ATATGGATGCACCTTCTCAAAATATGATTCAGCATAAGTATGGACGAGATTATTTACTTCAACTTAGGCTCCATCCTTTCTCCTTACAGAAAccagacaatttaaaaaatcatgatattgtgaaagaaaaa CTTTATTTACACCAATTAAACTTTGGCAATGGATCTCAAAATACCCATTTATCCCAGCCATGTACTTATCCAGATTTTCCAATGCCTTTGAAGGATCCAGAAAAT ATTCTGCGTTATCATCATTCTATTCCAAATTGTTACTCTAGAAACTGTTCTTCATATATCACTGGACgtaag tGTAATACTGGAATACATGTTAAACCATCATCGAAGAGTCGTCAACTATACATACCCGATTATGTTAACTCTATACAGAAGTTGCAATTTCAGAATTCGTctgattttgaagattttttacaTGATGATATCTATTGTTCAAAT gctCCTTGGTTAAAGCAGTGTTGCTCATTTTCAGAAGAAACATGGAATTGTCGAAACCAGCGATCTGATCATG aatcttcttCAAAATCAAGTTTTGAGAGCTCCTCAAGAAGCAAGAAAAAACCATTACCAATCATTGAtccaaagaatggaaaaaatatcttGGATGGTATTTGTGAAGTTTCTACAACACAAGAAAGTATTACAtct gattcaAATGATGGGGATTCTGGAGCTAAAAGTGGTAGTACATTAATCTCAGAAATAGACAAGCAGCCAGATCATGATGAATGCACTCTTTCTGCAACAGATAATAATGGAATTGAAACTATTACTCAAAACTTATCAAATATTGATTGTTCTAGCCAGTCCCAGATTTCAAGTTGTAGTTATCAGAATCCAAGTTGCAAAGATGATAGAATCTGTGACGACGATGGAAATAATATCATGGCAACTTTTAAAGATGAAAACATTGCATTTAAATCTGATTTTGATGTGAACTTGAAA aaaGCTGCAGAAAAAAGCATTGACAATGGCATACCTATAAAAGAAATGTTGGATTCAGATTatgaattttacaagaaaattccTTCTCGTAGCTATTATGGACCTAGAATTTCCGATTCTTTTGAATCTTtagaagaaaattcttcaaaGG aTGTACATGGCGATTGCCCTTTCCAGAAAAAGATTACTACTGATAGAAATAAAACCATGACAATACAAGAAAGTGGCATGAAATTAGAAGATGAATTAAAAGTGAATATCAAACTGCTTAGAGagaaaatatattcagtaaaacaaGAGCAACAAAAAATGGCAATTCTGCAAAGTTTTTTACATTTCAAGAAGCATCAGTTAGATGAAGGCTACCGAAGAATGgatgacaaaaaaattgaaattgcaaacTGGGAGTGTAGTTTAGCAAATAGGGCTAAAAGATTACTGGAGAAGGAATGTAGGTTGGAAGCTAAAAGGTTGAACCTTCTagataaagaatcaaaattagaTGAAAGAGAAAAGATGTTAAATGAAAACCGAAAATGTACTGAAACTAAATTTCAGCAAGATAATGAAACTGTAGAAGAGATAGTAGAGGAAATAAACTCGGAGAGTAAAATGAAATATCCTGAGAAGACATTCTCTGTTGACTATGAATTTGGTGACACTCCTGAGGTTAAAATTTAA